The following nucleotide sequence is from Acyrthosiphon pisum isolate AL4f chromosome A2, pea_aphid_22Mar2018_4r6ur, whole genome shotgun sequence.
TATAAATggcttaatataaattaatctaaatatttttcaaatttcattgtgtatagTAAAAACTTCAAAGTACAACTAGTTCCAATTTCCTACATGAAACCACCCtcaaagttaaaaatcaaaaaaattttactattcCCAAAGGTGacgtcaaaaataaatataaatttaataccaatACCAGCAGACATGtgtctgctcagaatctaaaataggaaAATATTAGTTATGTTTTCTGATACGAAGATTATTATTGGCATTTTTCTcttcaatacaaaaaatgtttatagcttaacatttttaaaatttaaattttataggctGGTAGATAGCAATATTCTATCTATTTTAAGACAGAGGTATGAAGATTGTCGGATTTATGAATCACCAGATGGCATGAGAAAATGCAAACCATTGGCTGACATTTACCAGGAAGCTGAAGAAAATTACTCAATTAAATGTCAGTAtagaacataatttttaatacactaaaatggaaatattaaagTTGGAATTTGTTTTGTAGACGGCGATTTGGGCGTTGCTGTCACTGCTGAGAGATGCTACGCAAAACAACTGAATCGCATGTTATGGGAGAGACGTCATGGACCCGTTGGAACTGGAATGAAGAAAGATAGCTTGTAATCAATGATTTTTAACACacagtatataattatacagaagtgtataaaattagaaaacaaaACTCAGTCAGGAATTTAGAgaagaaaatgttattttcaaatgttcaaaaaaaaatgtatgtttttttttaatataagtactttGTACAAAATGTTACAGTTAATTATTAAGCATgtgcaaatacaaatattgagcCTTAGTTTCTAATTGTGTTAGTTCATTGATAGTAGACAATAGTTGGTCGTAATGATTTTTATACGTGGGtcctttatttgtttttttttggccGTACATGACTTTTCCATCAAATTCATTCATAGGAATATCCAGTTTCGAATCAACCTGCGGTATAGTGATGTTCAAATGATCTTCAATTTCAGCCAAATATTGGGGTTCATTGTACCATATGCAACAGCCTTTGCTGGTAGTTAAATTAGTATTTGAACATCTCTGTCCTCTGGATGGACACCATTCACCGTGATACCACACTTTTTCTGGGATAGTTGCCACAAATGAAATGGCCAACCCCATACGTTCTGCTCTACCCACACGGCCAATTCTGTGTACATAATTAGTCTTATCATCTGGTAAAGTCATATTAATCATGAAAGGTAACCCATTAACATCAATTCCGCGAGCTGCTACATCAGTACAAATTAAGAACTTAATTTCgccatttttaaacttttctaaATTCATTCTACGATCATTAACATTACGTGATCCATGAAGAGTACAACAAGTATAAAAAGAACCAAGTTGTTTGaagtatttttctaaattatcaCAGTCAAGTTTAGTGCGGCAAAATATGAGAGCTTTGTCCATTTTGTGTTTGTTTATAGCTTTGACACAGTATTCACCCTTTAAAAGCTTCACTCCATGAGATAAAGCTTCAGATGTATTTAGTGCTCTTACATTATCTCTATCATGTACACCATCAGTTGGAATATGATTTTTCAATGAAGTCCATGATGAATCCTTTTGGGAGTCAACATTAACCACGACATGGTGTACAGTCTCGGGAACAGCGTCTTCACCTTTAAGATCAACCCAAGTCGGAAAGTGCATGAGACGTGACACcaatttttttacttcaaaatcgTGAAGTGTAGCTGAGCAAACAATCATTTGAAGTCTCTTACCATCATTTGAAACTTTTGGCATCTTCTCGTGAAGATTGTCTATAAGCTTTGTATAACGTTGTTTTAATAATCCATCGGCTTCGTCCAGTATATAAAATCTACACTGAGATAAAGATAAATGGCCACCGGATATAAGATCTTCCAGGCGGCCGGGTGTAGCAACAATAATATCAACACCTGATGATAAGGCTGCAATTTGGTCTTTAATACTAAAACCACCAACTACTAGAAGATCTTTAACTTGTGGTTCTTCaaggtattttttaaacttttttatttgattataagtTTGTTCAGCCAATTCTCTAGAAggttcaataattattgcatatGGTGCGTTACTTGgttttttagtatttgaatCTATTTTTGGAGCATTACACTGAGATAATTCAATGCAATTGCTAGGTGCTTTACTTACAGCAGAGAAGTCTTTGGGAATATCATATTTCAATGATGATTCACCAAAATTAAATGCTATTTCAGCGTTTTTTAATACAACAGCTGGATAAAATGcagatgtttttaaatttgcagGTATTTTAAACGCATCGCCAAGATATGTACCGTTTTTACTGAATCCAATAGTCCAATTGTCTAGATCCAACCAACAGCCAATCGTATCATGTAAACCAAAACTCTGTCCGTAAGAATCAAACTGtttgttatttgactttttgCCAGTTCCACCATAGCCAAAACCAAATTTATCTGTACCCAAATCTAAAACGGCTCCCGGTGTAGACCAGCCGACTCGACACAGACCTTCATCAGTGACAGTTgtttcgaaataatattttcccgAATTTTTAACGCCTTTGGTAGCTCTACAACCGTGCCAATCCTTTTGCTCTCTTGATTGACATTTGTTACCGTCTGGCGTCACGGCCACCGCAGACGAACGATCCCACACACTCATGGCCCAGGGATCTGTGACACCAGACATCTTCCCCGGTAAACTATCCCGGTGTTTACCAGATTGTTTGAGTGTTTCCCACACTATTTGAATAACCGGCAAACAAAACGCTCCCGTTTTACCGCTACCAGTCTCCGCGGCCATTAACACATCACCACCGCCAAGTATTAGAGGTATCGCTTCAGCTTGGACATCCGTAGGCAACAGCCAGTCCATTTCCTCGATGGCTTTACCTATTTCGGGCAAAACGCCCATCTCTTCAAACGCTGCAGCCATCCCTAATAagaactataataggtacctaaacgaAAACCAGTTCCATTAGTGAAAAATTAGATCAAAtgtattaatcaattttattctgTGGTGAGATCAAACACAAGAGTAcgataccattgattataaatattagtatttattataatcaatgatgaGACGAacggtaataaaaataacatttaccaAATCTGATTTGAATATCTGATTGTCAAAATTACAACGGTAATTAATGTAGGTTTATCGTATATTATGGGTAATCAATATTCTGTGTACCGAaaccttcaaaaataaaaattcaattcaaataaaaataacaatcacCTATATTGTCATTAATTGCCACggaataattaatgtttaatatttatcactCACGAACATTTATTAGCTTATTGATGATTGTAATTCTGGCCCGTGATATTagcacagaatattattattattctgtgataTTAGAACTTTACCGTGACTGTGATATTAGTCCGTGGTACAAACTGATTGTATCACACTTATTACGAAAGTTGGcgccaattatattattattcaaagcattaatataatattaacaacaaagtttatggtt
It contains:
- the LOC100159507 gene encoding ATP-dependent RNA helicase Ddx1; translated protein: MAAAFEEMGVLPEIGKAIEEMDWLLPTDVQAEAIPLILGGGDVLMAAETGSGKTGAFCLPVIQIVWETLKQSGKHRDSLPGKMSGVTDPWAMSVWDRSSAVAVTPDGNKCQSREQKDWHGCRATKGVKNSGKYYFETTVTDEGLCRVGWSTPGAVLDLGTDKFGFGYGGTGKKSNNKQFDSYGQSFGLHDTIGCWLDLDNWTIGFSKNGTYLGDAFKIPANLKTSAFYPAVVLKNAEIAFNFGESSLKYDIPKDFSAVSKAPSNCIELSQCNAPKIDSNTKKPSNAPYAIIIEPSRELAEQTYNQIKKFKKYLEEPQVKDLLVVGGFSIKDQIAALSSGVDIIVATPGRLEDLISGGHLSLSQCRFYILDEADGLLKQRYTKLIDNLHEKMPKVSNDGKRLQMIVCSATLHDFEVKKLVSRLMHFPTWVDLKGEDAVPETVHHVVVNVDSQKDSSWTSLKNHIPTDGVHDRDNVRALNTSEALSHGVKLLKGEYCVKAINKHKMDKALIFCRTKLDCDNLEKYFKQLGSFYTCCTLHGSRNVNDRRMNLEKFKNGEIKFLICTDVAARGIDVNGLPFMINMTLPDDKTNYVHRIGRVGRAERMGLAISFVATIPEKVWYHGEWCPSRGQRCSNTNLTTSKGCCIWYNEPQYLAEIEDHLNITIPQVDSKLDIPMNEFDGKVMYGQKKTNKGPTYKNHYDQLLSTINELTQLETKAQYLYLHMLNN